The Marinicella rhabdoformis sequence AACATTTTCATGTAGGTTAATGCCTTACGTGTTCCGTAAGAACCACCATAAATGTTCCATTGCTTAATATCCAAAGCCTGCCTGACAGCTTCCAAGTCTTTGATCGCATCGGTGGTGGTGAAATAATCTGTGTCCACATCCATGCTGTCTTTACAATCTTTCAACCAAACTTTCCAACCATCAGACTCATAGTCCAACAATGTCTCCACGTCTTCATCCTCGATTTCACAGCGCAAAGGATGTGAGTTACCGGTGCCTCGTTGATCAACCAAAATGATGTCACGGTCACGCATATAAGAGTGGAAAACACGACTCAATCCTGCATAAGTTTCTACTGCGCCTTGACCCGGGCCACCGGCCAATAAAACAATCGGATCATCGGCTTTATTATCAGAAGGTGCGGCAATCAAAGCCACATTCAAATCAATCGTCACATCAGGAACGTCTCTATTAACAGGAACCGTTAATTGACCACACTGCGCTTTTTTACTGACACCGCCCTTGCCAATATAACAAGGCGACAACTCAAGTGCCTGAACAGGTAATGACAAAGCCATCACCGCCAAGGCGGAAAAGATTTTTTTCATAATTAGGGATGCTTTTTGAACTGTAAAGATTGTAGCGAAAAGTCGATTAAAAAGCCATAGACCATGAGTCATGTTAGTGAGTCTCAACATCGCTTCTTTTTCTTATATTAGAAAATACCAAAATTAAATATCTGTTTAAGAAAAAACCGCAACGTTTCGACCATTTTTGGCGTTTTTTCTGAGTCGACTTAATGCACCTACAGGCCTATTGCTAAGACTCACGCCTAGCTATGCAGGTAAAAATAGCTGACTATAATCGCGAAGCGATGGTCAACTGTTTTTATTTCGTTTCAACAACTTGTTATACGCTTCCTTCTGATTCTATGACTAAGATTCTTGCTTCACCACGAGGATGCGCAACATGTTCAGTTCCAATAGAGGCATAAAATATATCACCAGTTTCTAGCACTGCTGATTGCTCAATTCCATTTTTTTTAAACAACATTTCAACAACGCCATCTAAAACAACAAACACTTCTTCGCCGTCATTTACATGCCACTTATAAGGCTGATCACTCCAATGCAAGCGCG is a genomic window containing:
- a CDS encoding cupin domain-containing protein, with the protein product MEIIRTKEFKSERAWGAKDIANMNGITTRLHWSDQPYKWHVNDGEEVFVVLDGVVEMLFKKNGIEQSAVLETGDIFYASIGTEHVAHPRGEARILVIESEGSV